From one Leptospira stimsonii genomic stretch:
- a CDS encoding helix-turn-helix domain-containing protein, translating to MSEIKGHTRNGSLLKVVTPSLSTEKDALAEEQKYSIPNDKNQVLKTKDAAKYLNLSVRTFTQYVIDYEIPFIEWSPRVRRFFVSDLDKIAHSRKTKKQII from the coding sequence ATGTCTGAGATCAAAGGTCACACAAGAAATGGTTCATTATTAAAAGTCGTAACGCCTTCTCTTTCTACGGAAAAGGATGCGCTTGCTGAAGAACAAAAATATTCGATTCCGAACGATAAGAATCAAGTGCTAAAAACAAAAGATGCGGCAAAGTATCTTAATCTTTCAGTAAGGACTTTCACTCAATACGTGATCGATTACGAAATACCGTTCATTGAGTGGAGTCCGAGAGTCAGAAGGTTTTTCGTTTCCGATCTTGATAAGATCGCCCATTCTCGGAAGACAAAAAAGCAAATTATTTAA
- a CDS encoding helix-turn-helix domain-containing protein, translating to MYKADKKFPERLKRLIETLGLSQAEFARSIELKPAFISDLINERAKSFSQDSLLRLRTEHNVNPLWLITGEGDMLLSEAGLKTDRETDRYRAILRKIRTRPQMEELLENLLDVPDSELDALNVVIEKFRRKK from the coding sequence ATGTATAAAGCGGATAAAAAATTTCCCGAACGATTGAAAAGGCTAATTGAAACTCTTGGGCTATCTCAGGCGGAGTTCGCTAGATCGATTGAGTTGAAGCCTGCTTTTATCAGTGATCTTATCAACGAAAGAGCTAAGAGTTTTTCGCAGGATTCTTTGTTGAGGCTTAGAACAGAGCACAATGTGAATCCGCTATGGCTGATTACCGGCGAAGGAGATATGTTATTATCTGAAGCCGGATTAAAAACCGATCGAGAAACGGATCGTTACCGGGCGATTTTAAGGAAGATAAGGACTAGGCCGCAGATGGAAGAATTATTAGAGAATCTTTTGGACGTCCCGGATTCGGAATTAGATGCACTGAATGTTGTAATCGAAAAATTTCGACGGAAGAAATAA
- a CDS encoding LIC13344 family protein produces MTEIETICIDRKEKFSKDNLDPIVLTDIEDKMVGQIAEYVKNQFPTFDWRWDDHTEMADKAVTSLFLVKNDIVHICKKEPIKIREFISILEYIIEEEYGE; encoded by the coding sequence ATGACCGAGATTGAAACGATCTGTATCGATCGCAAAGAAAAATTTTCCAAAGACAACTTGGACCCGATCGTCCTCACAGACATAGAGGACAAAATGGTGGGCCAAATTGCTGAATATGTTAAGAATCAATTTCCTACGTTTGATTGGAGATGGGACGATCACACGGAAATGGCAGACAAAGCTGTAACATCCTTGTTCCTCGTTAAAAACGATATAGTTCATATCTGTAAAAAAGAACCAATCAAAATCAGAGAATTTATTAGTATTCTTGAATATATTATAGAGGAGGAATACGGAGAATGA
- a CDS encoding host-nuclease inhibitor Gam family protein, producing MSKLKNTKKKGDLLDLPDNKYKDRSDLTQAIQLLGEIKRERDRIKSRTDDQISMLQRDLQNEISPLDLKIQHIASGIKYFVDHHKEELFPDPEYKTCKFTTGVLKLRRVPASVKTRGTVKFIEKILSENGLLDRFNFLISKLGGMYLRIKLELNKEKILAEPLKAIQKIGIEFNEESERLYITPSETEIEIEIEAVEDAA from the coding sequence ATGTCAAAGTTAAAAAACACAAAGAAGAAAGGCGACCTCCTGGATCTGCCTGACAACAAATATAAGGATCGCTCCGATCTCACCCAAGCAATTCAATTACTCGGGGAGATCAAACGAGAAAGAGATCGAATCAAAAGCCGGACCGACGACCAAATCAGCATGCTCCAAAGAGATCTTCAGAATGAAATTTCGCCTTTGGATCTAAAAATTCAGCACATTGCATCCGGAATAAAATATTTCGTAGATCATCATAAGGAAGAACTCTTTCCTGATCCGGAATATAAAACCTGTAAATTTACGACAGGTGTCTTGAAATTACGAAGAGTTCCTGCTTCTGTAAAGACTCGGGGAACCGTAAAATTTATTGAAAAAATTCTCTCGGAGAATGGGCTACTGGATCGATTTAATTTTTTGATCTCTAAGTTAGGTGGAATGTATCTTCGTATTAAATTGGAACTCAACAAAGAAAAAATCCTCGCAGAACCTCTTAAAGCCATACAAAAGATCGGAATCGAATTCAATGAAGAATCGGAGCGCTTATACATTACCCCAAGCGAAACGGAAATAGAAATAGAAATAGAAGCCGTCGAGGACGCGGCCTGA